TCACCGCCTCAACCTTTTTGCCGAGAACCTCGAACGCGGTATTCATCACATCGGCACACGGTGAACCCATGTTCGGAGTGCCAAGCATGACGAGCCTTGACACCTGCGGGCGTCCATCGCGTCCGTTCATCGGCATCAAGCGGTTGATATAATCGCGTGCGATCAGGCCGCCCATGGAATGTGCGACGATATCAACATGCCATGCATTTCGGTCGCGTTGTGCGTACTCGATATAGCTTTTGACCTGTTCGGCATTTTGGGCGATCGTGTTGGTCGGCTGCGTTGACATGAAGCTGCCGCCGGTATTCATTTCGCCATGGGCCGGCTTTTCGCCGACCGGGAACGCTTTCCAGTCGTATGAATGCGATGTGGTAAGGATATTCTGCCAAGTTTCCCAAGCCTTCCAGTTGCTCCACAGGCCGTGGATGAGCACGAGAGGCTTTGGCGCAACCTTGACGTTCTTTGTCATTTCGTCGGTCTTTTTACCGTTTACCGTCAACTCCGCCTTGACCCGCTGAACGAGCCGCGGCCGACCGTCGTCATACCATGCGTATCCGGACGTATCCCATAAAATCTCGACGTCGCGTTCTTCTCCGGCTTCTAGCCTAATGCTTACGGAACTGTCTTTGATGGGAGTGTCGGCTTTCGCTCCGTCCCATTTATCGCCTTTATAGGTCTCTAGAAAATTCACGTCGGCGTATTTGGTCTCGCCTGAGGCATTCAGTACCTTTGCGGTCACCTTAACGAGGTTGCCGTCGATAGTACCGGTCTGTTCATTCAATTCACGCCACTCGTTCCAATTCGGAAACACCATATCGGCAAATTTCAGATCGGTCAAACGAACCGGCGCTCCGCACTTTTGCAGGCTCCAGGTTATCGTTTCGGTAACGTTCTGCCAGGTTCGCGAGTAAGAACCGCTGAGCCTGTTCGGGTCGCTGGGATCTACCCGATTGGTGCCGTCGCTGGTGAGCGAATTGCCTTCGATCGACGTCGGTGTCGCGGGCATCGTGAAGGATTTCCCTTCCTTTGGTGAACATTGGCCGCTGTAGCTTGACGTCTGCGATCCGGTGGTCTGGCCCTGGATCGGCGGTAACGCGACGCTTACTGTATAAGTTCCGTCCTGATTCACGCCGACAGAGACGTTCGCATCGACCGAACCAGTGCCGGATGTTTCGGTCTTTGTTTCCGAGACGCCGGTCATGTCGCGCCACGTTTTTCCGCGGTCGCACGAATTCTTCTCGACCGCTTTGACGGTCTCGTTTGACGTAAATTTGTGATCGACGGTCGCTCTGCCGATGCTCGATCCGTTTCGCGACGGATCCTCGAGCACCGTCACCTGAGCCTTGTAATCGTACTTCATCTCGAAGTCGGTCGTGTCCTTGCCGCGGCCCGAAACACGGTCAACCGTCTTGTTGTTGGTCATCCCCTGAGTTCTTGTATATTTGACCGTTCCGGTCCAGGCACCCGAACATTTCGACGCCTGCGACGGCTTGTTTGCGGCAACGGCACCTGCTGGTGCTCGGCGCGTTTGGCCAAACACTGAGATCGTGGAGTGCATCGAGATCGCGATCGTCGCGATCAATGCCAGGCTTGCGGTGATCTGACTTCTTCTTTTCATCATTTTCTACGTCGCTCGCGGACAAGGTGTTGGGGTCTCAAGCTCATACGCGAAAATAACGAAGAAATAATGTCACAAAAAAGAGGCTCATCAGCGAGCCTCTGCTTTAACTGTTAATTGATGATCGAAACCGCTATTTCAGATCGGCGATCTCAACCGAACCGTTACTCTCACAGAGTACGAACCTTCCGCTCGTGTATTTCTGGACGTTCGCGACAATGTGTTTGTCCGCCCACTCCTGCGGAAGCTGTGCCTTATCGATATCGCCTTGACCGCTGATCGCTTTCACGTAGGCGATATACTCCTTGACCTTCGAGTCATCATCGACCAGGATCAGCTGCGTGTCCGGTTCGGCGTCATGGATCTTTTGCGCCGTTTTGATCAGGTCTTCACGACTTAGGCCGGAAGGGATCTTGTAATACGCAAACTTGATGCCTTTTATCGTGTAGGAATCGAGTTTTGCTTCCTTCGCATCTGCCTTGCCCGAAGTGCCCTGGTTCCCGGTCCCCGAATTCCCGTTGCGGTCATCGGTGCACCCAAGGTTCACGGCGATAAGTGCGCTTACAACCAAACAGAGATTTAGTAGGTTTTTCATAATGTTCTGTCTCCTTCATGATCGAAGGCAAACCACATCCGGACGGTTCCCGATCAACTCACAAATTATAAGAACAAGCGACTACGCTTATTACCCTTTGACGGCCTCGACGATGCTCACCGGGCTTGAGGTCGGAATGATCCTTGACAGCCTGAATCCAGAATTCTTCAGGAGTTCTTGAAATTCGCTTGCCGTACGCTCGACACCTCCGGGTGACATCAGCATTTCGAGGTCGAGCAGCTTTCCGAAATGGGGCAGATCATCTTCGGGCAAAACGGCGTCAATAATCAATACACGGGCATTCTCAGGCATGGAAGCCCCGATATTCCGAAGTATATTCTCGTTGGTCTCGTCATACCAATCGTGGATGATGTGTTTCAGCAAATAAACATCAGCCGAGACCGGTATCGAATGATTGAAATCGCCTTCAACGATCGAAACGCGTTCCGCAACCCCGTAAGATTCGAACATCGCCGGCGCCCCGGCTGCAACGGCAGATAGATCGAAGAGCACGCCATTCGCTTGTGGATTTGCCTTTAAGATCGCGCCGAGAAGATGTCCGTATCCGCCTCCGATGTCAGCGATGGTCTCGGCAGCGGCAAAATCGTATGCATCGAGGATAGCGGGGATCGTTTGGTTTGAAAATGACGTCATCGCGCGATTGAAAATATCGCCCAACTCACGGTTCGTATTGAATAGATAAGGGAAGATCGGTTCGCCGTGAACAACATCCCAAGCCGGCTTGCCGGTTTTCACACTGTGAAGGAGATGGCCGTAAACACGCCAGTGTTCTTCCTCATTCATCCAGATCGCCACGTCCCGCGTCGACGCAGGATGATCGGACCGTAGAGTTTCCGACATTGGCGAATTTCCGTAGATCATTGGCTCAACCTCGGTAAATACGCCGACGCTCGTCAGACTGCGCAGTAGTCGATATAGCGATCTCTCATGCGTCGAGGTTGCAACGGCGAGAAACTCCGCCGAGCGTGGCCCATCCGCCAAGAGATCGGCAATTCCCAATTTTGCCGCAACGTATATGGCCTGTGAGACAAAGGCTCCGCCAACCAGGTCCATTAATTTCGCAGCCGGCGGTGCAGCCTGTTCTGCTGACGCGATCTCGATCGTTTCTTTCGGTATCACTTTATTTGCTCCTTCTAGTGGCATTTGAGTCGTGGGATCTTACCTTCGAACGCGTAATGATGCTCGAAATTCTATCAGAATCGTCCGGTGAAGATGCATCTGAATAACACAGGTCCTCGAAACCGAAGCTTATGGCAAAACGTTTCGTATTGATCGGCGGCAGTTATGGTATAGGAAATGAACTTGCTTCGCGGCTGGCTAGCGATGGGAACGACGTCTCGGTTCTAAGCAGAACTGCGGGTGATCTTGCCAACATCGCGGGCATTGACCATATAACATTTGATGCGCTGACAGATTCGATACCGAAGTTTGACGGGCCTGTCGATGGTTTGGCTTATCTGCCGGGAACCATAAATCTCAGGCCCTTTCATCGGCTTACCGACACCGATTTCCAAAATGATCTCAATGTCAGCCTCTTCGGCGCTGTTTCTGCCATTCGTTCATTGCTTCCGAATCTTAAGGAATCCGATTCCTCATCCGTCGTTTTGTTCAGTACGGTCGCGGTCAAGATCGGCATGCCGTTTCATGCTTCGGTCGCCGCGTCAAAAGGAGCGATCGAGGGGCTGACCCGTTCTCTCGCTGCGGAACTTGCACCTAATATAAGGGTCAACTGTATTGCTCCGTCGCTGACCGAAACATCGCTCGCCGAAAAGCTCTTGAATACTGAGCAAAAGAAGGAATTGGCTGCTGAACGGCATCCGATGAAGCGAGTCGGAACCGTCGATGATATTGCTTCTGTCGCTGCTTTCCTGCTGACCGGGAACTCATCGTGGATCACCGGTCAGGTCATTCACGTCGACGGCGGGATGAGCGCGATAAAATGACCGCCTGATCCAGGCGGCCATTTCCGTGACCTGCGTTTTCGTTCGCTCGCCGGGGAAGCTACCTTCCGATCGAGGCGGCGATCGATTGTGCGGCCTGTTCTACTACCTGCGAGATTATGTCATCTCCGTCGGATCTGGCCTTTACCTTGAATTGCTTTGAGAGGGCCGGCCCGCCGCCTACACGGCTAAGATCCAAGTCCAGCGTGATCTCGTCTTTGGACTTGATATTTGAAGAAACGCTCGTCGCCGATATCAAAGCCTGGGTGGCAACCTGACCAGCTATGTTGCCGACCGTGCTTCCGGTGTGACCGATCCCGGTTCTGGCGATCGCCGAACCGAGGGCTGATCCGAACATCTTCCCGAATCCTCCGCCGCCTTTCTTATGCGAGGCCGTGATATCGATCACAAAGTCGCATTCCTTTTCTTTAGCCTCTGCTTCACGTGCGGAAGCAAGCCTCGCATCGATCGCTACGACCTCGACGTTTGGCATTTTGAGGAACACCGTAAGGGTGTTTTGCACCGCATTCGCGAGTTCTGCTGCAGTAATACGGTCACCGACCGCCCCGGTCTTTACGGTTGCTAACCCGATCCGTGTCGTACCAGCGGGTTTCGCCGGAACCGGAGGAGCAGGAGCAGAAGCTGCAGCATTCGTTACCTGCACCGGGCTTTGCATACCGCTGACCGTTGGCTGCGTTAGATTGCTGCCTCTTGTAGCCTGCGGTGTTGCCGCCGCCGCATAGAGCTGTGACGGGTCGAAAACTTCCCGATAATCGGCAGGGACATCGAAAAGCGCCGCGTCAAGCTGCGACCTTGAGAGTTCGACGACCTCGGTGAGCATCGACATGACCTCTTTACCGCTCTCGTCGAACATGGTCATCTTTTCGTAGACCGGAAAGCCACGCGTGCCGCTACCGGTCTGCTTCATTTCAAACTTGTCCTGACATCCGCCGCCGTTCTTTGCTCCGTAGTTTCGCGGATCAAGGGTTTGGCCGCAATCGAAATTCTGTTCAAAATCGATATACCAACCGTCGGTTTCCATCCTGCTGTTCGTCTTGCTGCAGGCATCGGGCGAAGACTTTGTATCCATAGAAATGATCAGCCTTCGTGCCTGAAAGCCGAACATCTGCTTTCGCTCGCCGGTGTCTTTGATGTTGATCGTCGTGACAATTCGGCCGCCTTTTGTGACCGGTACATTTGTTTTGGTATTTACCGGCGATTTACCGGTCGTTTCGATCTCGCCGAACTCATTAACGACAAAAGTCTTTGTTGATGGGTTCATCTGGATCGCACGCCGAAGGTCACACTGCGTTATGTTGACCATCGAGCCGCCCATCGCGTCGGTGCGTTGACGCTTGCCCTTTATGTAGGTCGTATTTTCATACGTTTGACCGGCCATTGACTGCTTGGATCTTACCTTGACATCCGCAAATGCTGACTGGAACGACACAAGCGTCAGGATGATGACCGCGAACAGAAAGAACTGTTGTTTCATTATTGCCTCCGGAAAATATGATCTGGTGTCAGAGTTCGTCTCTCACCGGTAAACGCGTGCCGGGTCCGGAATTCGTATCTTGGCATTAAAAAGTCTGCGCGTTGATAAGCAACGCTCCATTGAATATAATCGCGAAGGCCCGTAACGAAGCCGCGATTATGACCAGCCAACAACCCAACGAGATCACCCAGATGCTCATCGAATTGACCGACGGTAATAAAGACGTCGTCAACCAGATACTGCCGCACATATACGACGAACTTCGGCGGCTGGCGGGAAGCTATCTTCGCAAAGAGCGTTCAAATCACACTCTGCAACCGACAGCCCTCGTCCATGAGGCGTACATGAAACTGATCGATCAACGACAGGTCAAATGGCAGAACCGGGCACACTTCTTTGGCATTGCGGCTCAGGTGATGAGGCGGATATTGATGGATCACGCCCGAAAACATCTGGCAAACAAACGCGGCGGCGATGCTGAGATCTTGCCGATCGAAGAGGAGATCCTTGTAGTTTCGCAGGACAGATCTGCCGAGCTCGTCGCACTTGATGATGCACTCGAACAGTTGGCGAAGATCGACCCGCAAAAGGCGAAGATCGTTGAGCTGCGATATTTCGGTGGGTTGTCGATCGAAGAGACTGCAGAAGTGATCGGCGTCAGCGTTCCGACCGTAAATCGCCAATGGAGAATGGCCAAAGCGTGGTTATATTCGCAGGTCAGCGGCGATTAGTTACGCTTCACGATAAGTAGTGTGATGTCATCGTTTGCAGGAGCTGTTTGTGTGAATGCAGAGAGCGACGATTCGACCTTATCGCGAATACCTGCTGCCGAGGCTCTTAGATTCTTGCGGATAACGTCGGTCAATCGTTCCATGCCAAACTCTTCGTCCATCGGATTGACAGCTTCCGACACGCCATCCGAATAAACAACGAGAACGTCGCCCGGCCCAAGGGTGATCTCGCCGCCCTCGTATTGGGCATCGGACATCAGGCCAAGCGGAAGCCCGCCTGAATCCAGCAGCGTGATCGTACCGTCGGCACGCCCAAGCAGCGGCGGATTGTGGCCCGCATTGATATATTTTAGATTCCCGCTCGCGGGATCCAACTCCCCAATGAAGAGCGTGACAAAACGGTTGGAGGGCGTGTTCTCTGCAAGGTAATGGTTGACCGACCTCACGGTCTCATCGAGCGTGCTCTTGGCGGAGATCTGAGCATGGATCGCGGCGTGCAGGCTGGACATCAACAACGCAGCGGCGGTTCCTTTACCCGATACGTCACCAAGCGCGACGACCATCTTGTCATCATGCCGTCCGATAAAGTCGTAATAATCGCCGCCGATCTCAAAACAAGAGAATGAGATCCCCTGAAACTCGTATCCTTCGACCTGCGGCGGAGCCGACGGCTGAAAACGCTGCTGAATTTCGGTCGCAAGCTCAAGCTCGCGCTCCATCCTTTCGCGTTCCATCCGCGATTCGATCAAGGTAGCGTTCTCGACACGGATCGAAGCCACCGATGCAAGCGTCGTCAGAATGTTCAGATGCTCTTCGGAAAATGTCGTCTCATACGTCGGCGAATCAGCATAGATCAACCCAAAGATATTTCGTTCATCGACGCTCAACGGTACCGCAAGTACCGAACGAATTCCCTGCAGCACCATTGTCTGAGTTCCAAAGCGCGGATCCTGCTGCGCATCAGCTGTAAGTACGGAACGGCCGTTCTTGAGCACTTCGTCCATCACGCTGTGGCTGACGCGGACCTCGCTCAAGGTCTCGTCGCGTCCTCGAACGCGGGCGACCATTATCCGCATTTCGTCGGGTGCGTTCTCGTCACGCAGCATGATGACGCATCGTTCTGCCGGAACTGCCTCAAAAACAAGCGATGCGACCTGATTCAGCGTTTCGTCGAGCCCGCTTGCTGAAAGCAGCGCGACTCCGACCTTGCTTATCAGGCCAAGCAACTCGGTTCGTGACGAGAACTGGCCCTTTAGCAGCTCTGTCGTCGGAATACGTCGGCTCTGAAATGAGATCGTCTTTGATGGATCTAGCGCCTCTGTCCGGTCGGCAATGAGCGTCGCACCCGCGGGAAGGCCCTTGATATCGCCATCGAACGTGATCTTGGTCTCGCCGATCTGTATCTCACCGCCGGTCGATAGCGGAACCCCCGCCTTCACCAAAACGCCGTTGTATCGTGTGCCATTGGCCGACCCCAGATCCTGCAGCCAGTAACCGTCGCCCTCGAGCCTGACCTCGGCGTGAAGACGGGAGGCAAATGCATCAGGGATACAGACATCGCTCCGGGCCGACCTGCCGATGGTCGTGCGCAGACGGTTGAGCTCGATCTTTTCGGGCTCGCCGGATGAATTTTTGATGATCAATCGCGCCATTAGGGAAAGTCTTAGTTCATTCTCCGCGAACGGTCAGCGAATATTACGACCGTTCCGAACAAATAATCGTGCAGAGCCCTGCCTTTACTGCTGAACAATGAGGTAAGGAAGCCCAGCCCCACAGATGCAAGCAGCAAAAGGTAGCCAACCGTCTGGCGCAGAACCATCGCCTTTAAAGACGGAGGGTTGCCTGAAATGTTAACGATCGTGATACCGGCGACCATCTTCCCGATCGATCGGCCGCCGATCGCCGGCAGGACGATCAAGTTTGCCATCGAGATCAGTACAGCCGTGATCCATCCAACATTGTTCAGTTCGCCATTCAGTAGCGAGGCACCGTCACTTCCCATCATCCTACCCAAAATGAGAAATACGACCGGCCCGACGACCACAAGCATGTAATCGATCAAGGCTGCTCCGCATCGCAATAGGAATGGAGCCCGCACAGCCTCGGGCGTAAACCCGACGATAGTCTCGACGGCACGTACCCGTCCTGCGCTTCCGCGGCTGATTGGCTGTGAGGTCATAGATGAGGTCATGCCGAACTAGCCAACAACAAAATGAAGCGTGGTAT
The DNA window shown above is from Chloracidobacterium sp. and carries:
- a CDS encoding alpha/beta hydrolase — protein: MKRRSQITASLALIATIAISMHSTISVFGQTRRAPAGAVAANKPSQASKCSGAWTGTVKYTRTQGMTNNKTVDRVSGRGKDTTDFEMKYDYKAQVTVLEDPSRNGSSIGRATVDHKFTSNETVKAVEKNSCDRGKTWRDMTGVSETKTETSGTGSVDANVSVGVNQDGTYTVSVALPPIQGQTTGSQTSSYSGQCSPKEGKSFTMPATPTSIEGNSLTSDGTNRVDPSDPNRLSGSYSRTWQNVTETITWSLQKCGAPVRLTDLKFADMVFPNWNEWRELNEQTGTIDGNLVKVTAKVLNASGETKYADVNFLETYKGDKWDGAKADTPIKDSSVSIRLEAGEERDVEILWDTSGYAWYDDGRPRLVQRVKAELTVNGKKTDEMTKNVKVAPKPLVLIHGLWSNWKAWETWQNILTTSHSYDWKAFPVGEKPAHGEMNTGGSFMSTQPTNTIAQNAEQVKSYIEYAQRDRNAWHVDIVAHSMGGLIARDYINRLMPMNGRDGRPQVSRLVMLGTPNMGSPCADVMNTAFEVLGKKVEAVRQLRQDVVAEFNRTTVNRKGVKFSVLAGDPLPTMCKTLVWNDGVVPVPSAIWQIADNAKSKSLHTDLTGTSDFSSFVKPRLAIGPKGNHNPEVPQIPGSGTTSAALLDSGSDELLLTRTRGVRGLPDDGTMTPFAKAAVVGGRQTVVIELPVSDSTNFGVTFVAPQEVAVRLVDADGTIAGESLATSSEARGLFRSIFVNKRVKGGTWKLVVENTGSRELEIVLTTWANIG
- a CDS encoding SDR family oxidoreductase, with the translated sequence MAKRFVLIGGSYGIGNELASRLASDGNDVSVLSRTAGDLANIAGIDHITFDALTDSIPKFDGPVDGLAYLPGTINLRPFHRLTDTDFQNDLNVSLFGAVSAIRSLLPNLKESDSSSVVLFSTVAVKIGMPFHASVAASKGAIEGLTRSLAAELAPNIRVNCIAPSLTETSLAEKLLNTEQKKELAAERHPMKRVGTVDDIASVAAFLLTGNSSWITGQVIHVDGGMSAIK
- a CDS encoding DUF4412 domain-containing protein gives rise to the protein MKQQFFLFAVIILTLVSFQSAFADVKVRSKQSMAGQTYENTTYIKGKRQRTDAMGGSMVNITQCDLRRAIQMNPSTKTFVVNEFGEIETTGKSPVNTKTNVPVTKGGRIVTTINIKDTGERKQMFGFQARRLIISMDTKSSPDACSKTNSRMETDGWYIDFEQNFDCGQTLDPRNYGAKNGGGCQDKFEMKQTGSGTRGFPVYEKMTMFDESGKEVMSMLTEVVELSRSQLDAALFDVPADYREVFDPSQLYAAAATPQATRGSNLTQPTVSGMQSPVQVTNAAASAPAPPVPAKPAGTTRIGLATVKTGAVGDRITAAELANAVQNTLTVFLKMPNVEVVAIDARLASAREAEAKEKECDFVIDITASHKKGGGGFGKMFGSALGSAIARTGIGHTGSTVGNIAGQVATQALISATSVSSNIKSKDEITLDLDLSRVGGGPALSKQFKVKARSDGDDIISQVVEQAAQSIAASIGR
- a CDS encoding sigma-70 family RNA polymerase sigma factor is translated as MTSQQPNEITQMLIELTDGNKDVVNQILPHIYDELRRLAGSYLRKERSNHTLQPTALVHEAYMKLIDQRQVKWQNRAHFFGIAAQVMRRILMDHARKHLANKRGGDAEILPIEEEILVVSQDRSAELVALDDALEQLAKIDPQKAKIVELRYFGGLSIEETAEVIGVSVPTVNRQWRMAKAWLYSQVSGD
- a CDS encoding SpoIIE family protein phosphatase; the protein is MARLIIKNSSGEPEKIELNRLRTTIGRSARSDVCIPDAFASRLHAEVRLEGDGYWLQDLGSANGTRYNGVLVKAGVPLSTGGEIQIGETKITFDGDIKGLPAGATLIADRTEALDPSKTISFQSRRIPTTELLKGQFSSRTELLGLISKVGVALLSASGLDETLNQVASLVFEAVPAERCVIMLRDENAPDEMRIMVARVRGRDETLSEVRVSHSVMDEVLKNGRSVLTADAQQDPRFGTQTMVLQGIRSVLAVPLSVDERNIFGLIYADSPTYETTFSEEHLNILTTLASVASIRVENATLIESRMERERMERELELATEIQQRFQPSAPPQVEGYEFQGISFSCFEIGGDYYDFIGRHDDKMVVALGDVSGKGTAAALLMSSLHAAIHAQISAKSTLDETVRSVNHYLAENTPSNRFVTLFIGELDPASGNLKYINAGHNPPLLGRADGTITLLDSGGLPLGLMSDAQYEGGEITLGPGDVLVVYSDGVSEAVNPMDEEFGMERLTDVIRKNLRASAAGIRDKVESSLSAFTQTAPANDDITLLIVKRN
- a CDS encoding RDD family protein; its protein translation is MTSQPISRGSAGRVRAVETIVGFTPEAVRAPFLLRCGAALIDYMLVVVGPVVFLILGRMMGSDGASLLNGELNNVGWITAVLISMANLIVLPAIGGRSIGKMVAGITIVNISGNPPSLKAMVLRQTVGYLLLLASVGLGFLTSLFSSKGRALHDYLFGTVVIFADRSRRMN